A genomic segment from Peribacillus sp. ACCC06369 encodes:
- a CDS encoding YesK family protein produces MMLGFPLLVACVPGMLVILLAWWFRKLHLSLFARLLPGVLTVIASIILFYIGFVNIRGFEGAGYGILAFFLLPFAIVASIIASKNKGVQS; encoded by the coding sequence ATGATGTTGGGATTTCCCCTCCTGGTTGCTTGTGTCCCTGGGATGTTAGTAATACTTTTGGCGTGGTGGTTTAGGAAATTACATTTATCTTTATTTGCAAGGCTTTTACCAGGCGTATTAACCGTTATAGCGTCAATTATTTTGTTTTACATTGGTTTTGTGAACATCAGAGGGTTTGAAGGAGCTGGATATGGAATACTGGCTTTCTTTTTACTTCCCTTTGCAATTGTGGCTTCAATAATTGCGAGTAAAAACAAAGGTGTGCAAAGCTAG
- a CDS encoding peptide MFS transporter, whose product MATINKQKIVDSVPQKGFFGNPKGLFTLFFTEFWERFSYYGMRAILVYYMYYEVSKGGLGLDETTALSLVSIYGSLVYMSGIIGGWLADRIFGTSKAVLYGGILIMLGHIVLAVPGNLSMFFVSMVLIVLGTGLLKPNVSSIVGEIYAENDERRDSGFSIFYMGINMGAFLSPLIVGSVMNYSFHLGFGIAAIGMLIGLIVFVATKKKNLGLAGTLPANPLSQNEKKKVFTKLGIAALIIAAIIGITATKGILTIKTFINLVGILGIVIPTLYFFFMYRSPKTTSVERSRLIAYIPLFIAAVMFWAIQEQGATILANYADKRTQLNFAGIEINPAWFQSLNPLFIITLAPVFAWLWIKLGKRQPTIPQKFSIGLLFAGLSFLVILLPVYFGGSDALVNPLWLVLSYFLVVLGELCLSPVGLSATTKLAPAAFSAQTMSLWFLASAAAQALNAQIVRFYTPQTEMAYFGVIGVASIVLGLALMALSPKIQGYMKGIR is encoded by the coding sequence ATGGCAACGATAAATAAACAGAAAATTGTGGATAGTGTACCTCAAAAAGGTTTTTTTGGAAACCCAAAAGGACTATTTACCCTTTTCTTTACTGAGTTCTGGGAGCGTTTCTCCTATTATGGCATGAGAGCCATTCTTGTTTACTATATGTATTATGAAGTTTCTAAAGGGGGACTAGGACTTGATGAAACCACAGCCCTTTCCCTTGTATCCATTTACGGATCTTTAGTTTATATGTCCGGTATAATTGGCGGATGGCTTGCCGATAGGATTTTCGGGACCTCAAAAGCCGTATTATACGGTGGTATCTTGATCATGCTCGGGCATATTGTCCTTGCTGTACCAGGCAATCTCTCCATGTTCTTTGTTTCCATGGTACTCATTGTTCTAGGTACTGGTTTATTAAAACCGAATGTTTCCAGCATTGTCGGTGAAATTTACGCGGAAAACGACGAACGCCGGGATTCCGGTTTCAGTATATTCTATATGGGTATCAACATGGGTGCATTCCTTTCACCACTCATTGTTGGTTCAGTCATGAACTACAGCTTTCACCTTGGGTTCGGCATAGCCGCAATTGGTATGTTAATTGGACTCATCGTCTTTGTTGCAACAAAGAAAAAGAACCTGGGTCTGGCTGGAACTCTTCCTGCTAACCCATTATCACAGAATGAAAAGAAAAAAGTATTCACTAAATTGGGGATAGCTGCACTTATCATAGCTGCCATTATCGGCATCACTGCCACTAAAGGCATCTTAACGATTAAAACCTTCATTAATCTTGTAGGTATCCTAGGGATCGTTATTCCGACCCTTTATTTCTTTTTCATGTATCGCAGCCCTAAAACGACTTCTGTTGAACGTTCACGCTTGATTGCCTATATTCCTTTGTTTATAGCAGCTGTCATGTTCTGGGCGATTCAAGAGCAAGGTGCAACAATATTGGCAAACTATGCAGATAAAAGGACACAGTTGAATTTTGCTGGAATAGAAATAAACCCGGCATGGTTCCAATCTTTGAACCCTTTGTTCATCATTACCCTTGCACCAGTATTCGCATGGTTATGGATTAAACTAGGAAAGCGTCAGCCGACCATTCCTCAAAAATTCTCAATAGGTTTACTGTTCGCCGGTTTATCATTCCTGGTTATCCTGCTTCCTGTTTATTTCGGTGGATCAGACGCATTAGTCAATCCACTATGGCTTGTACTAAGCTATTTCCTTGTAGTACTTGGAGAGCTTTGCTTATCGCCAGTTGGACTTTCTGCCACTACCAAATTGGCTCCAGCTGCATTCTCGGCACAAACGATGAGCCTGTGGTTCCTGGCAAGTGCAGCAGCACAAGCACTGAACGCACAAATCGTTAGATTCTACACACCTCAAACCGAAATGGCTTATTTTGGAGTGATCGGTGTTGCTTCAATCGTCCTTGGACTGGCCCTGATGGCCTTATCACCAAAGATTCAAGGTTACATGAAAGGCATTCGCTAA
- the arfA gene encoding alternative ribosome rescue factor ArfA — protein MKTGIYTSTKTIKTNKKTIGEMTNSRMRWAFDPSTRIIKNKKGKGSYNRKKEQSYKGCSFFHISLFLLMLAKC, from the coding sequence ATGAAAACAGGAATATATACAAGCACTAAAACGATTAAAACCAATAAAAAAACCATTGGTGAAATGACAAATAGCCGAATGCGTTGGGCGTTTGACCCCTCCACCCGTATTATTAAAAACAAAAAAGGAAAGGGTTCTTACAACCGAAAAAAAGAGCAATCCTATAAAGGATGCTCTTTTTTTCATATTAGCTTATTTCTTTTAATGCTTGCTAAGTGTTAG
- the bioA gene encoding adenosylmethionine--8-amino-7-oxononanoate transaminase, producing the protein MNSQDLEQWDKEYVWHPFTQMKTYRESKPLIIERGEGSYLIDVDGKRYLDGYASLWVNVHGHNEPELNGALIEQVNKVAHSTLLGSANVPSILLAKKLAEITPGHLSKVFYSDTGSAAVEIALKVAYQYWQNIDPVKYRNKNKFISLDEAYHGDTVGAVSVGGMDLFHRIFKPLLFQRISAPSPYAYHMTEYGDQEAVKNHCLKELEKLLQEQSEEIAGLIIEPLVQGAAGIITHPAGFLKEVEQLCRKYNILLICDEVAVGFGRTGTMFACEQEDVVPDIMCMGKGITGGYMPLAATIMNEQIFQSFLGEQEEHKTFYHGHTYTGNQLACALALKNIELMESRNLIKDIQKKSKYLSEKLQALYELPIVGDIRQRGFMIGVEIVKDRQTKETFTLQENVVYGIIHTARENGLIIRELGPVITMMPILSMSEKELDFMVETVYRAIQEVSIHKGLIPAAN; encoded by the coding sequence ATGAACAGTCAGGATTTAGAGCAATGGGATAAGGAATATGTATGGCATCCGTTCACACAAATGAAAACGTATCGGGAAAGTAAACCGCTGATCATCGAGCGCGGGGAAGGCAGCTACTTGATTGATGTGGATGGCAAACGCTATTTGGACGGCTATGCTTCATTATGGGTGAATGTGCACGGGCATAACGAACCGGAATTAAATGGCGCCCTTATTGAACAAGTGAATAAAGTCGCGCACTCCACGCTGCTGGGATCTGCAAATGTACCATCGATCTTACTGGCAAAAAAACTTGCAGAGATCACTCCTGGTCATTTATCGAAAGTCTTCTACTCTGACACTGGATCTGCTGCTGTGGAAATCGCCCTTAAAGTCGCTTATCAATATTGGCAGAATATCGATCCCGTCAAGTATCGGAATAAAAACAAATTCATCTCCCTTGACGAAGCATACCATGGCGATACTGTCGGTGCCGTGAGTGTTGGCGGAATGGATCTATTCCATAGAATCTTTAAGCCACTCTTATTTCAACGGATTTCCGCCCCTTCACCATATGCCTATCACATGACTGAGTATGGAGATCAAGAAGCAGTGAAAAACCATTGCTTGAAGGAGCTGGAGAAGTTACTGCAAGAACAATCAGAGGAAATTGCAGGATTGATCATCGAACCGCTTGTGCAGGGCGCGGCAGGCATCATAACCCATCCGGCAGGCTTTTTGAAAGAAGTCGAACAATTATGCAGAAAATACAACATCCTCTTAATTTGTGATGAGGTGGCTGTTGGATTCGGTCGAACCGGTACAATGTTTGCCTGCGAACAGGAAGATGTCGTTCCGGATATCATGTGTATGGGCAAAGGGATCACTGGGGGATATATGCCACTCGCAGCAACCATCATGAATGAGCAGATCTTTCAATCCTTCTTGGGAGAACAGGAAGAACATAAAACCTTCTATCACGGCCACACCTATACAGGAAATCAGCTAGCCTGTGCACTGGCCCTGAAGAATATCGAGCTAATGGAAAGCCGCAATCTCATTAAAGACATCCAGAAAAAATCAAAATACCTATCCGAAAAACTGCAAGCACTATACGAGCTTCCGATAGTCGGCGATATCCGCCAGCGCGGCTTCATGATTGGAGTGGAGATCGTTAAAGACCGCCAAACAAAAGAAACGTTCACCCTCCAAGAGAATGTCGTTTACGGAATCATCCATACAGCACGGGAAAATGGCCTGATCATCCGGGAACTTGGTCCAGTCATCACGATGATGCCGATCCTTTCCATGTCAGAAAAGGAACTCGATTTCATGGTCGAAACCGTCTACCGTGCCATTCAGGAAGTCTCCATTCATAAAGGATTGATCCCAGCAGCAAACTGA